One stretch of Holophagaceae bacterium DNA includes these proteins:
- the ffh gene encoding signal recognition particle protein, producing the protein MFDSLTEKLSKAMKALRGQSKLTESNIEEALREVRMALLEADVHVAVARTFLARVKEKALGAEVLQGLNPGQAFIDIVHKELVEIMGGQADEKPLSFAAQPPTVVMMVGLQGAGKTTTCGKLAKFLKKNGSSPLLVPADVYRPAAIEQLHVVAKDAGIPSFHHESKNPVEICEAALKEAKLKGWDVVILDTAGRLHLDETLMAELARIKAACGPSEILFVADAMTGQDAVRSAGSFHEQLGITGVILTKTDGDTRGGAAFSIKQATGQPIKFLGSGEKLDDFERFHPDRMAQRILGMGDVLSLIEHAKDKIDEKDAERLANRMAKNQFTLEDMRQQFQQVSKLGSMTKIMGMLPLPGVSKEQKEQMANLATDKRMKHLTAILDSMTPKERANHNLLDAKRKRRVAGGSGRSVQEVNQLIKQYLEMKKMMTQMNDPKFMTRMQRMAGAMKGGGAGLPF; encoded by the coding sequence ATGTTTGATTCCCTCACCGAAAAATTGAGCAAGGCCATGAAGGCCCTCCGGGGCCAGTCCAAGCTCACGGAATCCAACATCGAGGAGGCCCTGCGGGAAGTCCGCATGGCGCTGCTGGAAGCCGATGTGCATGTGGCCGTGGCGCGCACTTTTCTCGCCCGTGTAAAAGAAAAAGCGCTTGGCGCCGAAGTGCTCCAGGGTCTGAATCCCGGCCAGGCATTCATTGACATCGTCCACAAAGAACTCGTGGAGATCATGGGCGGCCAAGCGGATGAAAAGCCGCTGAGTTTCGCCGCCCAACCGCCGACTGTGGTGATGATGGTGGGCCTTCAGGGCGCCGGAAAAACGACCACTTGCGGCAAGCTGGCCAAATTCCTGAAGAAAAATGGCAGTTCGCCCTTGCTTGTGCCGGCAGATGTCTACCGTCCTGCTGCCATCGAGCAGTTGCATGTGGTCGCCAAGGATGCAGGCATCCCGAGTTTCCACCACGAGAGCAAGAACCCCGTGGAGATCTGCGAAGCCGCCTTGAAGGAAGCCAAGCTCAAAGGCTGGGACGTGGTGATCCTGGACACCGCGGGCCGGCTGCACCTGGATGAAACCCTGATGGCGGAGCTCGCCCGCATCAAGGCCGCCTGCGGACCTTCCGAAATCCTGTTCGTGGCGGATGCCATGACGGGCCAGGATGCGGTGCGCTCCGCCGGATCCTTCCATGAACAGCTCGGCATCACCGGCGTCATCCTCACCAAGACCGACGGCGACACCCGCGGCGGCGCGGCGTTCAGCATCAAGCAGGCCACGGGCCAGCCCATCAAGTTCCTGGGATCGGGAGAAAAGCTCGATGACTTCGAGCGCTTCCACCCGGACCGCATGGCCCAGCGCATCCTCGGCATGGGCGATGTGCTCAGCCTCATCGAGCACGCCAAGGACAAGATCGACGAGAAGGATGCGGAGCGCCTGGCCAACCGCATGGCCAAGAACCAGTTCACGCTCGAAGACATGCGCCAGCAGTTCCAGCAGGTGTCGAAGCTGGGCAGCATGACCAAGATCATGGGGATGCTGCCGCTGCCCGGCGTCTCCAAAGAGCAGAAGGAACAGATGGCGAACCTGGCCACGGACAAGCGCATGAAGCACTTGACGGCGATCCTGGATTCCATGACGCCCAAGGAGCGCGCCAACCACAACCTGCTGGATGCCAAACGCAAACGCCGCGTGGCCGGCGGTTCGGGCCGTTCCGTCCAGGAAGTGAACCAGCTCATCAAGCAGTACCTGGAAATGAAGAAGATGATGACCCAGATGAACGACCCCAAATTCATGACCCGCATGCAGCGCATGGCGGGGGCCATGAAGGGCGGCGGGGCTGGATTGCCTTTCTGA
- a CDS encoding thioredoxin domain-containing protein: MTNRLAESLSPYLLQHAHNPVAWQPWDEKALVQARDEDKPIFLSIGYSACHWCHVMERESFENPEVANLLNKQFIPIKVDREERPDLDDLYMDAVQTLTGHGGWPMSVWLTPDLRPFYGGTYFPPQPARGMPGFIPLLKRIAELWVERRSAVVEQAAELTQDLERQANLKAGDTLPDEGLFENALQQLRGSFDSRWGGFGGAPKFPPHMAIELILRRGSEADQRMAIRTLDAMWEGGMYDHLGGGFSRYSVDPQWLVPHFEKMLYDNAQLACCYLAAFQKTGDRKYAAIAGETLDYLLRDMRDASGGIHSSEDADSEGEEGKFYVFTPDEVQSILGGESARFCGAYGITAGGNFEGGASVLHVFDRKEEVPEGQVADLAALRERLREVRDTRIRPGKDDKVLAAWNGLALSAFARGAQVLDSKRYLDAAAACAEFIQRELWQGGTLLRVYRQGRAHTPGFLEDYAAVANGLVDVYEAGFDARWLRLAERIAEAMRSKFEDAGEGGFFSTEAGRSDLLFRQKPGFDNALPSGNTLAATALFRLSRHLERRDFRISAEGILACFAPWMQRAPRAFPGMINALDSALKAPLDIVIAGDLKQAVGLLAEVHQTFIPHRVLSWTGADPALPLHVGKDAGGGPPLAFVCEKNSCAAPVGDALKLRLLLLQTSPKISP, encoded by the coding sequence ATGACCAATCGCCTCGCCGAAAGCCTTAGTCCCTACCTGCTTCAGCATGCCCATAACCCCGTGGCCTGGCAGCCTTGGGATGAGAAGGCGCTCGTCCAGGCGCGGGATGAAGACAAGCCGATCTTCCTTTCCATCGGCTACAGCGCTTGCCATTGGTGCCATGTGATGGAACGGGAGTCCTTCGAGAATCCGGAAGTGGCGAATCTCCTGAACAAGCAATTCATTCCCATCAAGGTGGACCGGGAGGAAAGGCCGGATCTCGATGACCTGTACATGGACGCGGTGCAGACCCTGACGGGCCACGGCGGCTGGCCCATGAGCGTTTGGCTGACCCCTGATCTGCGGCCCTTCTATGGCGGCACCTACTTTCCACCGCAACCGGCGCGGGGAATGCCGGGGTTCATCCCCTTATTGAAGCGGATCGCCGAGCTGTGGGTGGAGCGGCGCTCGGCGGTGGTCGAACAGGCTGCGGAATTGACCCAAGATCTGGAACGCCAGGCGAATCTCAAGGCGGGGGACACATTGCCTGATGAAGGCCTGTTCGAAAATGCGCTCCAGCAGCTCCGGGGCAGCTTCGATTCCCGCTGGGGCGGTTTTGGCGGCGCGCCGAAATTTCCTCCCCACATGGCCATCGAACTGATCCTGCGGCGGGGGTCGGAGGCTGATCAGCGCATGGCCATCAGGACGCTCGATGCCATGTGGGAAGGCGGCATGTACGACCATCTGGGGGGCGGATTCTCCCGCTACAGCGTGGATCCGCAGTGGCTGGTGCCCCATTTCGAAAAGATGCTCTACGACAATGCCCAGCTTGCCTGCTGCTATCTGGCGGCCTTCCAGAAAACGGGCGACCGGAAGTACGCCGCCATCGCTGGGGAAACCCTGGACTATCTGCTGCGCGACATGCGGGATGCGTCCGGCGGCATCCATTCATCCGAAGACGCGGACAGCGAAGGGGAGGAAGGCAAATTCTATGTCTTCACGCCCGATGAGGTGCAGAGCATCCTGGGCGGCGAATCGGCGCGGTTCTGCGGGGCCTATGGCATCACGGCCGGGGGGAATTTCGAGGGCGGCGCTTCGGTGCTCCACGTCTTCGATCGCAAGGAAGAGGTTCCGGAAGGCCAGGTCGCAGATCTCGCCGCGCTTCGGGAAAGGCTCCGGGAGGTCCGCGACACGCGCATCCGGCCCGGCAAGGATGACAAGGTGCTGGCGGCCTGGAACGGCTTGGCGCTGTCTGCCTTCGCGCGCGGAGCCCAGGTCCTGGATTCCAAACGCTATTTGGATGCGGCGGCGGCCTGCGCGGAATTCATCCAGCGCGAGCTTTGGCAGGGCGGAACCCTGCTCCGCGTCTATCGCCAGGGGCGCGCCCACACGCCAGGGTTCCTGGAAGACTACGCGGCCGTGGCGAATGGGCTGGTGGATGTCTATGAAGCGGGATTCGACGCCCGTTGGCTGCGGCTGGCGGAACGGATCGCAGAGGCCATGCGCAGCAAGTTCGAGGACGCCGGGGAGGGTGGATTCTTCAGCACAGAGGCGGGCAGGAGCGATCTTTTATTCCGGCAGAAGCCCGGCTTCGACAATGCGCTGCCCAGCGGCAACACCCTGGCGGCCACGGCGCTGTTCCGCCTTTCCCGCCATCTGGAACGGCGCGATTTCCGCATTTCCGCAGAAGGGATTCTGGCGTGTTTCGCCCCCTGGATGCAGCGGGCGCCCCGAGCCTTTCCAGGCATGATCAATGCGTTGGATTCGGCCCTCAAGGCCCCGCTGGACATTGTGATCGCAGGCGATCTGAAGCAAGCCGTCGGCTTGTTGGCAGAAGTCCATCAGACATTCATCCCCCATCGCGTTCTGAGCTGGACCGGTGCGGATCCGGCGCTTCCTTTGCACGTGGGCAAAGACGCCGGGGGCGGCCCTCCGCTGGCTTTCGTTTGTGAAAAAAATTCATGTGCGGCACCCGTTGGAGATGCACTGAAATTGAGACTTTTACTGCTCCAAACTTCTCCCAAAATTTCCCCTTGA
- a CDS encoding DUF1275 domain-containing protein — protein sequence MQSGIFTKEGALRTAEMNRQLAWCMAFIAGAVNAGGYLAVSHYTSHMTGVVSSMADSTAEGDVVTALTALAMMLFFLGGAFLSTTLLSFGKRRELPSRYAISLLAEAALLLVFGFMGGSLQDRIRFHLPETVAILCFIMGMHNSLTTNISGAAVRTTHLTGTVTDIGIELSKLAYINVDKDPRKERIEANRSKLRLYALILVSFFVGGILGALGFRYIGFKVTVPLAAFLAFLAARPIILQVRLALRALKRNLEDAK from the coding sequence ATGCAGTCGGGGATCTTCACCAAGGAAGGGGCGCTGCGCACCGCGGAGATGAACCGCCAGCTGGCCTGGTGCATGGCCTTCATCGCCGGGGCGGTGAACGCTGGCGGCTATCTCGCGGTCAGCCATTACACCTCGCATATGACCGGCGTCGTGTCCTCCATGGCCGATAGCACCGCGGAAGGCGACGTGGTCACGGCGCTCACAGCCCTGGCCATGATGCTCTTCTTTCTCGGCGGAGCGTTCCTCTCGACGACGTTGCTGAGTTTCGGGAAGCGCCGGGAGCTGCCCAGCCGCTATGCCATCAGCCTCCTGGCCGAAGCCGCCCTGCTCCTGGTTTTCGGCTTCATGGGCGGCAGCCTCCAGGACCGCATCCGCTTCCACCTGCCGGAGACCGTCGCCATCCTCTGCTTCATCATGGGCATGCACAATTCGCTGACCACGAACATCAGCGGCGCGGCGGTGCGCACCACGCACCTCACGGGGACGGTGACCGACATCGGCATCGAATTGAGCAAGCTGGCCTACATCAACGTGGACAAGGATCCCCGCAAGGAGCGCATCGAAGCCAATCGCTCCAAGCTGCGGCTCTATGCGCTGATCCTCGTCTCCTTCTTCGTCGGGGGGATCCTGGGCGCGCTGGGGTTCCGCTACATCGGCTTCAAGGTGACGGTGCCGCTGGCGGCCTTCCTCGCCTTCCTGGCGGCGCGGCCGATCATCCTGCAGGTGCGTCTGGCGCTCCGCGCCCTGAAGCGGAATCTCGAAGACGCGAAGTAG
- the ruvC gene encoding crossover junction endodeoxyribonuclease RuvC, with the protein MPPPPTKPSICLGVDPGSIACGWAVVSRLGSRMELVEAGVIRSKRGAEFSERIHGIHLSLSEVIAAHHPHFMAVESPFVEKNSATAIKLGQIRGGILLTGALHGLPVGDYNPMQVKKAVSGYGWADKNQVGKMVMTILNLKTPLAADAADAAAVAIGHLLATRRS; encoded by the coding sequence ATGCCCCCTCCCCCAACCAAACCTTCCATCTGCCTCGGCGTGGATCCCGGTTCCATCGCCTGCGGATGGGCGGTGGTGTCGCGGCTGGGATCGCGCATGGAGCTGGTGGAGGCGGGCGTCATCCGGTCGAAGCGAGGCGCGGAGTTCTCCGAACGGATCCATGGCATCCATCTGAGCCTTTCAGAAGTCATCGCCGCGCATCATCCACACTTCATGGCGGTGGAATCGCCCTTCGTGGAGAAGAACAGCGCCACGGCCATCAAGCTGGGCCAGATCCGCGGCGGGATCCTGCTGACGGGCGCGCTGCACGGCCTGCCCGTCGGCGACTACAACCCCATGCAGGTGAAAAAAGCCGTGAGCGGCTACGGGTGGGCAGACAAGAACCAGGTCGGAAAAATGGTGATGACCATCCTGAACCTGAAAACGCCCCTGGCAGCGGACGCGGCCGATGCCGCCGCGGTGGCGATCGGGCACCTGCTGGCCACGCGGCGGAGTTGA